The Lycium barbarum isolate Lr01 chromosome 10, ASM1917538v2, whole genome shotgun sequence genome includes a region encoding these proteins:
- the LOC132614918 gene encoding alpha-ketoglutarate-dependent dioxygenase alkB isoform X2, whose product MYGSTEDVERTAFRNAEKKYKLYNDNTRKKKKPRAVDLSEVIDFKSISESYHQNAELPEGISAIQSDFDSPLFCLASHPGFYFIPGALTVEEQCRWIKESLTSFPQPPNRTNHNAIYGPLQDLFAAAKDNKVLIQEEQTNNFEVEIIQNDINVPTWNFSDQSGAFSSGVTRKSVPASVLLRKLRWSTLGLQFDWSKRSYNISLPHNKIPDALCLLAERMAAPTLPLGEVFQAEAAIVNYFGLGDTLGGHVDDMEKDWSKPIISMSLACKGIFLIGGKSREVPPLAMFVRSGDVILMAGQARECFHGFHVSKQLLWLATM is encoded by the exons ATGTACGGCTCCACCGAGGATGTAGAGCGAACTGCTTTCAGGAATGCTGAAAAGAAATACAAGCTTTATAACGACAATACCCGAAA GAAAAAGAAACCTAGAGCAGTAGATTTGTCTGAGGTCATTGATTTTAAGTCTATTTCTGAGTCTTACCATCAAAATGCTGAACTTCCCGAGGGCATTTCCGCAATTCAATCTGATTTTGATAGTCCTCTTTTCTGCTTGGCAAGTCATCCTG GGTTTTATTTCATTCCTGGAGCATTAACTGTTGAGGAGCAGTGCCGATGGATTAAGGAGAGTTTAACAAGCTTTCCTCAACCTCCTAACAGGACCAACCACAATGCGATTTACGGGCCTCTACAGGACTTATTTGCTGCTGCCAAGGATAATAAAGTTTTGATTCAGGAGGAGCAGACCAATAATTTTGAGGTGGAAATCATCCAGAACGACATAAATGTTCCCACATGGAATTTTTCTGATCAATCAGGTGCATTTTCCAGTGGAGTTACACGCAAATCAGTGCCAGCCTCTGTTTTGCTTCGTAAGTTACGGTGGAGCACCCTTGGCTTGCAGTTTGACTGGTCGAAG CGGAGCTATAATATTTCTCTGCCTCACAACAAGATACCTGATGCACTTTGCCTGCTGGCTGAAAGAATGGCAGCACCTACCCTACCATTAGGTGAAGTGTTTCAGGCAGAAGCAGCAATTGTCAATTACTTTGGTCTAG GTGACACACTTGGTGGCCACGTTGATGACATGGAAAAGGATTGGAGTAAACCTATTATTAGCATGAG TTTGGCCTGTAAAGGGATTTTCCTTATCGGGGGAAAGTCTAGGGAGGTTCCACCTCTTGCAATGTTTGTTCGAAGTGGTGATGTTATTCTTATGGCAGGACAAGCAAGGGAATGCTTCCACG